In Gemmatimonadales bacterium, one DNA window encodes the following:
- a CDS encoding tetratricopeptide repeat protein, with the protein MDTDVLPGVELGLPGSSQDLRQLLRQGLAYHQRGEFSRALTCYQAVLSLDPRQPDALHLSGVLAHQAGKHTVAVSLLEQAVALDPRAPDFVINLGLALQATGQVDRARAAFERAVLLRPAAPHAHLHLGTARRLLGEPRGAVRAYDRALALDPGFAEAHATRGAALHALERHGEAERALRTSIELKPDFAEAYSDLGSLLQATDRLDEAVSAYRRAIELKPTLVEAYSNLGTALSAAGDLSGAVETYRQALLLEPAHYEAVINLGIALQALGRLDEAREAFETARVVRPSAAQAHLHLGVIYQAQGALELALAALTDGLRVAPDHADLLSTRGGVYRHLGQYDEAVADLRRAASLAPDSARIATNLGNILLAAGEIDAAVAALEGAVSLDPEQADSRLGLGNALKARGETARAVVCYHEALQLRPDYAEAAYNLGNAWREAGRYDEAIAGYEQALRIRPNYGEAVWNLALARLGRGDLARGWDGYEWRWREGDTPRVPELPKVPVWQGGSEVAGRRLLVWREQGLGDELLFLTCVPDLIAAGARVTLVVSPRLVSLVSRAFPEAEIVADGPGVLSELESLDGQLPLGSLPRWWRRSRDSFRSSGVFLSPTAEQAARWRARFDALGGDRKVGICWRSGLVTPERRRYYAPAEEWGSLWRVPGVTWINLQYDDCEAELAAIEAATGVRVHRWNGEDLKNDLESVVGLLSQLDAVVSAPTAVSSLAGATGIPTWQLDSGSDWTVFGADRSPWWPSIRLERKRPGEATWESAVRRLAARLGEWISMGQENGR; encoded by the coding sequence ATGGACACTGATGTACTGCCAGGGGTCGAACTCGGGCTGCCAGGCTCATCTCAGGATTTGCGACAGTTGCTGCGCCAGGGGCTCGCCTACCACCAGCGGGGCGAGTTCAGTCGTGCGCTGACCTGTTATCAGGCGGTCCTGTCCCTGGATCCGCGGCAGCCCGATGCGCTGCATCTGAGCGGGGTCCTGGCACACCAGGCCGGGAAACACACGGTGGCCGTATCATTGCTCGAGCAGGCGGTGGCGCTCGATCCGCGGGCGCCCGACTTCGTCATCAATCTTGGTCTGGCCCTGCAGGCGACCGGACAGGTCGATCGGGCGCGGGCAGCGTTCGAACGCGCGGTGCTGCTGCGCCCGGCTGCTCCGCATGCGCACCTCCACCTTGGCACGGCGCGCCGGTTGCTGGGCGAGCCGCGCGGCGCGGTCCGGGCCTATGATCGTGCCCTTGCACTCGATCCTGGCTTCGCGGAGGCGCACGCCACGCGAGGAGCTGCGCTCCACGCGCTCGAGCGGCACGGTGAAGCCGAGCGCGCGCTCAGGACCTCGATCGAACTGAAGCCCGATTTTGCCGAAGCCTATTCCGATCTCGGTTCGCTGCTGCAGGCGACCGACCGTCTCGATGAGGCCGTCAGCGCCTATCGGCGCGCCATCGAACTGAAGCCGACCCTGGTCGAGGCCTACTCGAACCTGGGTACGGCACTCTCCGCCGCCGGCGATCTGAGCGGCGCCGTCGAGACCTATCGACAGGCGCTGCTCCTCGAGCCGGCGCATTACGAAGCGGTGATCAATCTGGGCATTGCGCTGCAAGCCCTGGGACGGCTCGATGAGGCGCGCGAGGCGTTCGAGACCGCTCGGGTCGTCCGACCCTCTGCCGCGCAAGCCCATTTGCATCTGGGAGTCATCTATCAGGCCCAGGGTGCGCTCGAGCTGGCACTCGCCGCGCTGACCGACGGGCTCCGAGTGGCGCCAGACCATGCGGACCTGCTGTCGACCCGCGGCGGCGTTTATCGACACCTGGGGCAATACGATGAGGCTGTCGCCGATCTGCGGCGCGCCGCCAGCCTTGCCCCAGACTCGGCGCGCATCGCAACGAATCTCGGCAACATCCTGCTTGCTGCGGGTGAGATCGATGCGGCGGTCGCGGCGCTCGAAGGTGCCGTGTCGCTGGATCCTGAGCAAGCCGATTCCCGCCTTGGACTGGGCAACGCGCTCAAGGCGCGGGGCGAGACGGCTCGCGCCGTCGTCTGCTATCACGAGGCGCTGCAGTTGCGACCGGACTATGCCGAGGCCGCCTACAACCTGGGCAACGCCTGGCGCGAAGCCGGGCGGTATGACGAGGCGATTGCCGGATACGAGCAGGCGCTGCGGATTCGTCCGAACTACGGCGAAGCCGTTTGGAACCTCGCCTTGGCACGACTGGGGAGGGGCGATCTCGCGCGGGGCTGGGACGGTTACGAATGGCGCTGGCGTGAGGGCGATACCCCGCGAGTGCCCGAACTTCCCAAGGTCCCGGTCTGGCAGGGTGGTTCCGAGGTTGCCGGGCGTCGCTTGCTGGTGTGGCGGGAGCAGGGCCTGGGCGACGAACTGCTTTTTCTGACTTGCGTGCCCGACCTGATTGCGGCCGGCGCACGAGTGACCCTCGTGGTCAGCCCCCGGCTGGTGTCGCTGGTGAGCCGGGCCTTTCCAGAAGCGGAGATCGTTGCCGACGGACCGGGTGTACTGAGCGAGCTCGAGTCCCTCGATGGGCAGCTGCCTCTGGGCAGCTTGCCGCGCTGGTGGCGGCGGTCGCGGGACAGCTTCCGTAGCTCTGGCGTTTTCCTCTCCCCGACGGCTGAGCAGGCAGCTCGGTGGCGGGCCAGGTTCGATGCCCTGGGTGGCGATCGCAAGGTCGGGATCTGCTGGCGGAGCGGTCTGGTGACACCGGAGCGGCGCCGGTATTACGCCCCGGCCGAGGAATGGGGTTCGCTCTGGCGCGTGCCGGGCGTGACCTGGATCAATCTGCAGTACGACGATTGCGAAGCCGAGCTGGCCGCCATCGAGGCGGCAACGGGGGTTCGGGTGCACCGCTGGAACGGCGAGGACCTCAAGAATGATCTGGAGAGCGTCGTGGGCCTCTTGAGTCAGCTCGATGCGGTGGTGAGCGCGCCTACCGCCGTGAGTTCGCTCGCGGGGGCGACGGGTATCCCGACGTGGCAGCTCGACAGCGGAAGTGACTGGACCGTCTTCGGGGCGGATCGATCGCCCTGGTGGCCCAGCATCCGGCTGGAGCGGAAGCGACCGGGAGAGGCGACCTGGGAGTCGGCTGTTCGACGCTTGGCGGCCCGGCTTGGCGAGTGGATCTCGATGGGGCAGGAGAACGGTCGATGA
- a CDS encoding M20/M25/M40 family metallo-hydrolase — protein MSDVLSLTKRMVQVDSRLPVEGPLAQLVADEIRGIGLEPVWQEVAPGRPNVYVLVKAGPKSGLVTFTGHLDTVDAAEGWETDPLDPVERDGRLYGLGALDMKSGVACAFHAFRRLIQDRTLASRLGTLAFAATVDEEAFGTGSRALLETPLGKSDLMFLTESFYGGPDATDLVVPIAQPGKILYRVVVTGRTSHALLSPDRGINAVHDAARIVAALDRLPLGSHRLIGPMNYSTLKIDGGYREYSVIVPERCEIIITRLLAPGETQVKALEELRSLIAGLGLESTVTVEAAPPSYEPFELDPADPGVAAFEAAYRARLGAAPRLGGALVITDGNVYLGEGGIPTVTFGPRGAGFHEKNEYVEVATLEPVIDVLVDATVRYFDGRP, from the coding sequence ATGAGCGACGTTCTTTCCCTTACGAAGCGGATGGTGCAGGTCGATTCGCGACTGCCGGTCGAAGGACCCCTTGCGCAGCTGGTGGCTGACGAGATCCGAGGCATCGGGTTGGAGCCGGTCTGGCAGGAAGTCGCTCCAGGGCGGCCCAACGTCTACGTCCTCGTCAAAGCCGGACCGAAGTCCGGGCTGGTGACCTTCACGGGTCACCTCGATACGGTCGATGCAGCTGAAGGGTGGGAAACGGACCCGCTGGATCCGGTGGAGCGCGACGGCAGGCTCTACGGGCTGGGTGCGCTCGACATGAAGTCGGGTGTGGCGTGCGCTTTCCATGCCTTCCGTCGATTGATTCAGGACCGGACGCTCGCAAGCCGACTCGGCACCCTCGCCTTCGCCGCCACGGTTGACGAGGAGGCGTTCGGAACCGGCTCCCGTGCGCTGTTGGAGACGCCGCTGGGCAAGAGCGACCTGATGTTTCTGACCGAGAGCTTCTATGGCGGGCCGGACGCAACCGACCTGGTCGTTCCGATTGCGCAGCCCGGTAAGATCCTCTACCGGGTCGTGGTTACGGGGCGAACCTCTCACGCGTTGCTTTCGCCCGATCGCGGCATCAACGCGGTGCATGATGCGGCCCGGATCGTCGCGGCGCTCGACCGTTTGCCACTCGGTTCGCATCGTCTGATCGGGCCGATGAACTACTCGACCCTGAAGATCGATGGCGGGTACCGCGAGTATTCGGTCATCGTCCCGGAGCGGTGCGAGATCATCATTACACGGCTGCTGGCTCCCGGCGAAACCCAGGTCAAGGCACTCGAGGAACTGCGAAGCTTGATTGCAGGGTTGGGGCTCGAGTCGACCGTAACCGTTGAGGCTGCGCCACCGTCCTACGAGCCGTTCGAACTCGATCCGGCAGATCCGGGCGTGGCGGCCTTCGAGGCCGCGTACCGGGCCCGTCTCGGAGCCGCCCCGCGACTTGGCGGGGCGCTGGTGATTACCGACGGCAACGTATACCTCGGTGAGGGTGGGATTCCGACGGTAACTTTCGGGCCGCGGGGAGCCGGATTCCATGAGAAGAACGAGTATGTCGAGGTGGCAACGCTCGAGCCCGTGATCGATGTGCTCGTCGATGCCACGGTACGGTATTTCGACGGTCGCCCGTGA
- a CDS encoding tetratricopeptide repeat protein: MIGLQGAALVPGMDVLRRGIAAQQAGDRVRAMAAYRKTIRINPGLAPAHFNLGQLLREDRDYEGAVACFESAVRLRPTAGDAWLNLGAMLERLERHQEAVAMYRRAVECVGADARPRYNLANALLALGEFSEAAESYRAVLEMEPEHSGAQWNLATALLAGGSFGPGWTQYEQRWAQLGVEPATRFPWPLWAGEPVAAKRILVWREQGLGDELLFATCLRDLVAAGAEVTLAVSPRLVGMLTRAFPGVTVVDDGAWGDGEYDFHVPLGTLPRYLRKNRDAFPLQSKFLTPDSAHATRWSTRLDELGPGLKVGICWRSGMMTEERSRTYSRLEEWGPILTTPGIHWINLQYDDCQAELTAAEAQHGITIHRWDGEDLKNDLESVLGLIWNLDAVVTAPTAVSSLAGAAGVSTWQIDNGLDWTAHGEDRSPWFPSIRLIRRTFGSADWLPVLRRAAMELDARRVEDGVA; the protein is encoded by the coding sequence ATGATCGGATTACAGGGTGCAGCACTGGTGCCGGGTATGGACGTGCTGCGCCGCGGCATTGCAGCGCAGCAGGCGGGCGACCGCGTCCGTGCCATGGCAGCCTACCGGAAGACGATTCGCATCAACCCCGGCCTGGCGCCCGCGCACTTCAATCTGGGCCAGCTCCTGCGCGAGGATCGCGACTACGAGGGGGCGGTTGCCTGCTTCGAGAGCGCCGTGCGGCTGCGGCCGACCGCGGGCGATGCCTGGCTCAATCTGGGAGCCATGCTGGAGCGGCTCGAGCGGCATCAGGAAGCGGTGGCCATGTACCGTCGTGCGGTGGAGTGTGTCGGCGCCGATGCGCGCCCGCGCTACAACCTGGCCAATGCGCTGCTGGCGCTGGGCGAGTTTTCGGAAGCCGCGGAAAGTTACCGTGCCGTGCTGGAGATGGAGCCGGAGCACAGCGGGGCCCAATGGAACCTGGCGACGGCACTGCTGGCCGGGGGCAGTTTCGGGCCAGGGTGGACCCAGTACGAGCAGCGGTGGGCCCAACTCGGCGTCGAGCCCGCCACGCGATTCCCTTGGCCCCTCTGGGCGGGCGAGCCGGTGGCCGCGAAGCGAATTCTGGTTTGGCGGGAGCAGGGATTGGGAGACGAGCTCCTCTTTGCGACCTGCCTGCGGGATCTCGTCGCGGCCGGTGCGGAGGTGACGCTGGCGGTGTCGCCCCGTCTGGTCGGGATGCTGACCCGGGCCTTTCCCGGCGTGACGGTCGTCGATGACGGCGCCTGGGGCGACGGTGAGTACGATTTCCACGTGCCTCTCGGCACCTTGCCGCGGTACCTGCGTAAGAATCGCGATGCCTTCCCGCTGCAGAGCAAGTTTCTGACGCCGGATTCGGCGCATGCAACCCGCTGGTCGACCCGGCTCGACGAGCTCGGCCCCGGCCTCAAGGTCGGCATCTGCTGGCGCAGCGGGATGATGACCGAAGAGCGTTCGCGCACCTACAGCCGCCTCGAAGAGTGGGGACCGATTCTGACGACACCAGGGATTCACTGGATCAATCTCCAGTACGACGACTGCCAGGCCGAGCTGACGGCAGCGGAGGCGCAGCATGGGATCACGATCCACCGATGGGATGGCGAGGACCTCAAGAACGACCTGGAGAGCGTCCTCGGTCTGATCTGGAATCTGGATGCGGTGGTCACCGCCCCGACTGCGGTGAGTTCGCTGGCCGGCGCTGCCGGCGTGTCGACGTGGCAGATCGACAACGGCCTCGACTGGACGGCGCATGGTGAGGATCGATCGCCGTGGTTTCCGAGTATCCGGCTGATTCGTCGGACCTTTGGATCCGCCGACTGGCTGCCGGTGCTGCGCCGTGCCGCCATGGAGCTCGATGCGCGTCGCGTCGAGGACGGTGTCGCATGA
- a CDS encoding M55 family metallopeptidase: MTRWMLAALCLGIGAGALDAQRPIKVLISVDMEGITGVATGEQLGPTGFEYQRFREFMTAEALAAIEGARAGGATEFLVADSHGNMQNLLIDRFPPDVRIIRGSPRQYSMVAGIDSSISAVMFIGYHSATTNPKGVRAHTLSSATLAAVTLNGVPQSESSLNAAVAGMFGVPVVLVSGDDAAVAEVQQLVPNVEGAVVKRSLGFHSAETMTPQAGQELIRTKAKAAIERLRQIKPFVVRGPYTLDITYKSYLPAEVAALLPGVTRHDAHTVRYATTSLTDAVTLLQFLTTYRSDLQP, encoded by the coding sequence ATGACGCGATGGATGCTGGCTGCGCTGTGTCTGGGAATCGGCGCCGGGGCTCTCGATGCCCAGCGACCGATCAAGGTTCTCATCTCCGTCGACATGGAAGGCATCACCGGCGTTGCTACGGGAGAGCAGCTCGGGCCGACCGGGTTCGAGTACCAACGCTTTCGCGAGTTCATGACGGCCGAGGCGCTGGCGGCCATCGAGGGTGCCCGGGCCGGGGGCGCGACGGAGTTCCTGGTTGCCGACTCGCATGGCAACATGCAGAACCTGCTGATCGACCGATTCCCTCCCGATGTGCGGATCATCCGAGGCTCGCCTCGGCAGTACTCCATGGTTGCGGGGATCGACTCGTCCATCAGCGCCGTCATGTTCATCGGCTACCACTCGGCAACCACCAACCCGAAAGGGGTCCGGGCGCATACGCTGTCGAGTGCGACCCTGGCCGCGGTGACGCTGAACGGCGTCCCCCAGTCCGAGTCGAGCCTCAATGCGGCGGTGGCGGGGATGTTCGGTGTGCCGGTCGTGCTCGTCTCCGGTGATGACGCGGCCGTTGCCGAGGTGCAGCAACTGGTTCCCAATGTCGAGGGTGCGGTGGTCAAGCGGTCGCTTGGCTTCCATTCGGCAGAGACCATGACGCCGCAAGCCGGGCAGGAGCTGATTCGTACCAAGGCAAAGGCGGCAATCGAGCGGCTGCGGCAGATCAAGCCGTTCGTGGTCCGGGGGCCGTACACCCTCGACATTACCTATAAGAGTTACCTGCCGGCGGAGGTCGCAGCGCTTTTGCCTGGCGTGACACGGCATGATGCGCACACCGTTCGCTATGCGACGACGTCGCTCACGGATGCAGTCACGCTGCTGCAGTTCCTGACAACCTACCGGTCAGACCTGCAGCCCTGA
- a CDS encoding response regulator — MTAQPARESASLPTVLLVDDDEMVCRSVARFLGRAGFDVTVTHSGHDALEWVRSRHFDAVVTDHNMPVMNGIELIEELVRRNPELRGHIFLTSGDLDILRHDAFLKSTGSRGLEKPFQVAELASTLRSTLGLAPAPPNN, encoded by the coding sequence GTGACGGCTCAACCGGCGCGGGAATCCGCATCGCTTCCGACCGTCCTTCTCGTTGACGACGACGAGATGGTCTGTCGGAGCGTGGCGCGTTTTCTGGGGAGAGCTGGCTTCGACGTGACCGTGACCCATTCGGGCCACGACGCGCTGGAGTGGGTCCGGTCCCGCCACTTCGATGCCGTCGTGACCGACCACAACATGCCCGTCATGAACGGCATCGAGCTGATCGAGGAACTGGTCCGCCGAAATCCCGAGCTCCGGGGGCACATCTTTCTGACCAGTGGCGACCTCGACATCCTGAGGCACGACGCCTTCCTGAAGAGCACCGGATCGCGGGGGCTCGAAAAGCCGTTTCAGGTGGCAGAGCTCGCGTCCACCCTCCGCAGCACCCTCGGCCTGGCCCCCGCCCCCCCGAACAACTGA
- a CDS encoding tetratricopeptide repeat protein, giving the protein MSGAVRTQRAGAVRQQLHDGLAHHRAGRSKAAASCYSQVLAAEPSNADAHHLLGLLLLADAHLSEAASHFERVVALRPKVAEYRSNYGHVLRGLGDLDGALRELTTATRLEPGYTDAWINLGLVRLDRGEIAEAVDVLETAVIKDPRSPLAQLNLGNALRAAGRLDEAAARYRTAAGIAPELSLAHKNLGVVAQLAGRHEEAALAYQRALAAAPNDADVLTNLGVLYLKLDRIDDAIALQARAVAAAPRQADGWLNGGTALQAAGRLDEAQHYFLRAAALSDGPEPLTAMGSLAAERGDFALAVQLHDQAMARDAERPDTRWNRSLALIGRGDLPAGWDEYEWRWRASTRPAEYRTYPWPAYQGEDPDGKRMLIWREQGLGDELMFLTCLDDVVRAGAQVTVAVSPRLVSLVERAFPTVRVIPDGRVSIATAGPFDCHVPMGSLPRFWRRSHEAFAGNGAYLRPRQDLVERWAERLASLPAGPKVGICWRSGLLTAERQRHYAPLAAWAPVWRVRGVNWINLQYDDCAAEIAEIEQAHEVRVHCWPAEDLKQDLESVVGLLASLDAVVTAPTAVSSLAGASGVRTWQTDGGNDWTVFGRDRSPWWPSLKLVRRPPGRDWQPVLNDLASELDGWVQAESERMP; this is encoded by the coding sequence ATGAGCGGCGCCGTTCGAACCCAGCGTGCCGGGGCGGTCCGGCAGCAGCTGCACGACGGGCTGGCTCACCACCGCGCCGGGCGATCGAAAGCGGCTGCCTCGTGCTACAGCCAGGTGCTGGCCGCCGAGCCTTCGAATGCGGACGCGCATCACCTGCTTGGTCTGCTGCTGCTCGCCGACGCGCACCTTAGCGAGGCGGCGTCCCATTTCGAACGCGTGGTGGCTTTGCGCCCCAAGGTGGCCGAGTATCGCTCGAACTACGGGCATGTGCTGCGTGGTCTCGGTGATCTCGACGGCGCCTTGCGGGAACTCACGACCGCAACCCGGCTCGAGCCGGGCTATACGGACGCCTGGATCAATCTGGGTTTGGTGCGACTCGACCGCGGTGAGATTGCCGAGGCCGTCGACGTCCTGGAAACGGCCGTCATCAAAGATCCGCGATCGCCGCTGGCGCAGCTCAATCTCGGGAACGCGTTGCGTGCCGCCGGGCGACTCGATGAAGCCGCCGCCCGATACCGGACCGCGGCCGGCATTGCTCCCGAGCTGTCCCTTGCCCATAAGAACCTCGGTGTTGTTGCTCAGCTTGCAGGGCGCCATGAGGAGGCAGCACTGGCATACCAGCGGGCGCTGGCAGCCGCGCCGAACGACGCCGACGTGCTCACAAATCTTGGCGTGCTCTACCTCAAACTCGATCGGATCGACGACGCCATTGCCCTTCAGGCCCGCGCGGTGGCGGCGGCGCCCCGGCAGGCCGACGGGTGGCTCAACGGCGGCACAGCGTTGCAGGCCGCAGGGCGGCTCGACGAAGCCCAGCACTACTTCTTGCGTGCCGCCGCACTGTCGGATGGTCCGGAACCATTGACGGCCATGGGAAGTCTGGCAGCAGAGCGCGGCGATTTTGCGCTTGCGGTTCAGTTGCACGATCAGGCGATGGCGCGCGACGCCGAGCGGCCGGATACCCGATGGAACCGATCGCTGGCCCTGATCGGTCGTGGCGATCTTCCCGCTGGCTGGGACGAGTATGAGTGGCGCTGGCGGGCGAGTACCCGTCCCGCCGAATACCGGACCTATCCATGGCCGGCGTACCAGGGCGAGGATCCTGACGGCAAGCGGATGCTGATCTGGCGGGAACAGGGCCTGGGCGACGAACTGATGTTCCTGACCTGCCTCGACGACGTGGTCCGAGCGGGCGCGCAGGTGACGGTCGCGGTCTCGCCGAGGCTGGTCTCGCTGGTCGAGCGTGCCTTCCCGACGGTGCGGGTCATTCCTGACGGGCGCGTCTCGATTGCCACTGCCGGCCCATTCGATTGTCACGTCCCGATGGGAAGCCTGCCGCGCTTCTGGCGCCGTTCACATGAGGCCTTCGCGGGTAACGGTGCCTACCTCCGTCCGCGCCAGGACCTGGTCGAACGGTGGGCAGAACGACTGGCCTCGCTCCCAGCCGGGCCAAAGGTTGGTATTTGCTGGCGCAGCGGACTGCTCACCGCCGAACGGCAGCGGCACTACGCTCCGCTGGCTGCGTGGGCGCCGGTCTGGCGAGTTCGAGGTGTGAACTGGATCAATCTTCAGTATGACGACTGCGCGGCTGAGATCGCTGAGATCGAACAGGCCCATGAGGTACGAGTGCACTGCTGGCCGGCGGAAGACCTCAAGCAAGACCTGGAGAGCGTCGTCGGCTTGCTGGCATCGCTCGACGCCGTGGTCACCGCCCCAACGGCTGTCTCGTCGCTGGCTGGGGCGAGCGGAGTTCGTACCTGGCAGACGGACGGAGGAAACGACTGGACTGTCTTCGGACGGGATCGCTCGCCCTGGTGGCCGTCGCTCAAGTTGGTGCGTCGCCCGCCGGGGCGGGACTGGCAGCCGGTGCTGAACGACCTCGCGTCCGAGCTCGACGGGTGGGTTCAGGCTGAATCGGAGCGAATGCCATGA